The Glandiceps talaboti chromosome 9, keGlaTala1.1, whole genome shotgun sequence genome window below encodes:
- the LOC144440162 gene encoding omega-amidase NIT2-like, whose translation MASAFRIALIQLAVSANKAENLSRASKLIAEAAKGGAKIVSLPECFNCPYGTKYFPEYAEKIPGQSTDVLSKAAKDNNVFLVGGSIPEEDSGKLFNTCTVYNPEGSMVAKFRKIHLFDIDVPGKITFKESECLSPGNSLAVIDTGFCKFGVSICYDIRFAELAQIYNKRGCQLLLYPGAFNMTTGPAHWELLQRARALDNQMYVGTVSPARDETASYVAWGHSTVVSPWGEVIATTEHEENIVYAEIDVKYMEEVRQQIPIHDQKRHDMYKIEELSSQK comes from the exons CTTTCAGAATTGCACTGATCCAGCTTGCTGTGTCAGCCAATAAGGCTGAGAATCTGAGCAGAGCATCCAAATTAATAGCAGAGGCAGCTAAAGGAGGAGCTAAGATTGTATCTCTGCCA GAATGTTTTAACTGTCCTTACGGTACCAAATACTTCCCAGAGTATGCAGAAAAGATCCCAGGGCAGTCAACTGATGTCTTGTCCAAGGCAGCCAAAGACAACAATGTTTTCCTTGTTGGAG GATCAATTCCAGAGGAGGACAGTGGAAAACTGTTTAACACATGTACTGTTTACAACCCAGAGGGAAGCATGGTTGCCAAGTTTAGAAAG ATACATCTATTTGATATTGACGTTCCTGGGAAGATTACCTTCAAAGAATCCGAATGTTTATCACCTGGTAACTCATTGGCTGTGATAGATACAG GATTTTGTAAATTTGGTGTTTCCATTTGTTACGACATAAGATTTGCAGAGCTTGCCCAGATTTACAACAAGAGAG gATGTCAACTCTTACTCTATCCTGGTGCATTTAACATGACAACAGGACCAGCCCACTGGGAACTACTACAAAGAGCCAG agCACTAGATAACCAGATGTATGTAGGAACCGTATCACCAGCTAGAGATGAAACAGCTTCCTACGTTGCCTGGGGTCACAGTACAGTAGTTAGTCCATG GGGTGAAGTGATAGCTACAACAGAACATGAAGAAAACATAGTGTATGCAGAGATTGATGTCAAATACATGGAGGAAGTCAGACAACAGATTCCTATACATGATCAGAAACGACATGATATGTACAAAATTGAAGAATTATCCTCTCAGAAATAA